The sequence ATGAAAGACGTCAGCGCCTTGAGCGAGGCTTTGGCAACGCATGACTTTGCCACCACCGAAGACCATATGAAGCACTGTGCCTTTACGGTGCGGCCATTGATGGATCAGGTGCGAGAGTCGGGCGATGCCCTCGAAGGCGAAATCGCCGATAGCTTCTGGCCCTTGCCGACCTATCAAGAGATGCTGTTCATTAAGTAACTCTTGGGTCAATCTCAAATCGTGACTGCAAGCGCCCAAAAAGCTTTGGGCGCTTTTTTATTGGGTGTCATGGCGGCATAGGTCGTGGGCAATGCAGAGTTGAGAAAGGTGGGCGATCGCTCCCTTAAACACTGGCAGCCACTCCCCGCGCATCGAAAATCTAGCTGACATCAAGCTGTAATTCGGGAAAGGTCGGGGAGATGAGGCGATCTCCCCGCCTCACCATCTCATCACAACCAGGAACTAAGTACTTGTTTAGCGTGCCGCTTTAGCCCGGAATTGTATCCTCTCCGGGGAGGGGCGATGGGGTGGGTTGGTGAAGTCGATGGCCGATATCTGACCCACCCCGCCCTGCGGGCACCCCTCCAGTGGAGGGGATCGGCCGTTGCCGAACTAACGCTAAACACATCCGGAACTAATGACTTTGCCGCCACTTACTCCGCCCGCTGCAACTTCGTCAGCTTCGGGTCGATGATCTTGCGCCCCTGATTAGGAAACTTCACCGCGAGGCAGATCTTATTGCCTGCGCCGAAGATATGGGTCACCTCCCCCGCACCGTAGGAGGGATGCACGACGACATCCCCGGCATTCCAGTCAAATTCGTGAGCGCCGCTGCCGGGTTTAGCGGCTTCCTCCCGTTCCGATCGCGCATCGCGGATGGGAGTGGTCATGCGTTGGGGCATTCCCAGACCAGAGTTGGTGGTGACATAGTCCACCGGCAGCTCACCGAGAAAGAGGGACGGGCTAGCGGGTTCGCGGTGACCGTAGAGGCGACGTTCCCGCGCGTAGGAGATAAACAGCCGCTCTTTGGCGCGGGTGATGCCGACGTAGCAGAGGCGGCGTTCTTCTTCCGTCGCGGCAGGATCTTCGAGCGATCGGAAGTTGGGGAACAAGCCCTGCTCCAGCCCGACGAGGAACACCACGGGAAATTCCAACCCCTTAGACGAGTGGAGGGTCATGAGGGAGACGCGGTTGTTGCCTTCTTCCATGTTGTCCAGGTCAGAGGCGAGAGACGCATTGGCGAGAAAGGCGAGGAGGGAGGGGTCGTCGTTTTCTTCTTCAAATTGCAGAACGGCGTTGTAGAGTTCCTGCACGTTGCCGATGCGATCGTCCGCTTCTTCGGTACCTTCGGCTTTCAGCGCCTCAATATAGCCGGAGTCTTCCAGCAGTTCTTGAATGATTTCGGAGCCTTTGGCGTTATCGAGTCTTTCCCGATATTTCTTGATGATGCCAGCAAACTCCAGCACGCCCTTGGACGATCGCCCCGCCAGGGTTTTCACCGACCCCTCATCACTCAAAATTTCCCACAGCGGACAGCCCAGGGTTTGGGTGGCTTGGTCAAGTTTGTCGAGGGTGCCTTTGCCGACTCCGCGCCGTGGCACGTTGATCACCCGTTTCAGGCTGACGGTGTCGTCGGGGTTGGCAATGGCACGGAGGTACGCCAGCACGTCTTTGATTTCGCGGCGATCGTAGAAGCGCAAGCCGCCCACCACCTGATAGGGTACGCTGTAGCGGGTCAGAATTTCCTCAAAGGAGCGAGACTGGGCGTTGGTGCGGTAAAGGATGGCGAAATCGCCCCACTTCAGCTCCGGATTCTGATACTCCAGGCTGCGAATCTGGCCCACCACGAAGTCCGCTTCATGGATTTCGTCGTCCGCTTTGTAGCAAAAGATGGTTTCCCCTTCGCCCCGCGTCGCCCGCAGCACCTTTTCGATGCGCTCGGTGTTGTTCTCAATGATGTAGTTGGCGACGTGCAAAATATTGGAGGTGGAGCGATAGTTTTCTTCCAGCTTCACCATCGTGCGGGTGTCGTCGTCCGGCAGCCCATCGCCAAAGTCATCCTGAAAGTTCATCAAGATGGTGAAGTCGGCAGCCCGGAAGGAGTAGATGCTCTGGTCAGCATCCCCCACCACAAAGGTGGAACGATTGCGCCAGTCGTTGAATTTCGCCATGTCTTCGCCGTTGGTGGTGAGCAGGCGAATCAAGTCGTACTGGGTGCGGTTGGTGTCTTGATATTCATCCACCAAAATGTGACGAAAGCGGTTATGCCAGTAGCCCAGCACCGACTCGTTTTGCTGAAACAGCTTGACCGGAATCATGATCAGGTCATCAAAGTCGAGGCTGTTGTTGGCGGCGAGGGCTTTTTCATAGTGGCGGTACACGTCCGCGATCATGCGCCCCCGGTAGTTGGGCTGCTCTTTTTCGAGATCGGCGGGGGTGAAGTTCTGGTTTTTGGCGTTGCTGATGGCGTAGCGCACCGAGCGCGGGTTGAACTTTTTGTCGTCCAGGTTTAAGTCTTTGGTGACAATGGTTTTCACCAGGGTCTGGGCATCGGATTCGTCAAAAATCGAGAAGGTCTTTTTCCAGGTGTAGCCGTCGGGGTGCTGGTATTTTTCAATGTCGAACCGCAAGATGCGAGAGCACAGGGCGTGAAAGGTGCCGATCCACAGATATTTGGTGACGTTTTTGTAGACGTGCGATCGCAGCTTAGTCTGCTCGTACTCCGGTAGCGCCGACAGCGATTTGCCATGCTTCGCCTGGGCTTCCTGCTCAGCAAACAGCACCTCAATCCGCTCTTTCATCTCTTTGGCGGCCTTATTGGTAAAGGTCACCGCCAGGATATTTTCCGGGTCAACTCGGTGGTTGAGCACTAGGTTGGCAATGCGGAAGGTGAGGGCGCGGGTCTTGCCCGATCCGGCTCCCGCCACCACGAGCAGGGGGCCGCAGAAGTGCTCGACCGCAGCACGCTGAGAGGGATTGAGCTTAGCAAGGAAGTCGGTGGAAGCCGTCATGGGCAAGGGGCAAAGTGGGGGGCAAACATCCCTTAGTATGACATCCCTAACCAATTTGAAGGATTAGCTGGCAAGCATCCTAGATGCGTCTCTGCTTTAGCTTGCTAGAAGGCATTGAGAGCTGTGGAGATGAATTCCTTATTCCGCGTAGTGACTCGGTTCCAGCAACAAATAAAGACCGTCGAGAATTTGGCGTACTCGTTGTGGTGACAGGGTGCCGATCTTTTCATCGAGTTGACTGCGATCGACGGTAAACACTTGAGAGATGTTCACGACGCTTGGCTTAGAGAGATTAGCTTCCCCCTGATCAAGCAACACATTGCCGGGGGCTTGAGCGCGTTTGAGGTTTGAGGTAGGCGCACACACGACCACGGTGCGAATGCGGCTGTTGTTGAAATCGTTGTTTTGAATAACAACGTGGGGATGTCGATAGCCGGGGGCTGAGCCAATAGGATCGCCTAAGTCAACCCAGTAAATATCGCCTTACTGGACTACCATTCCCCTTCCACTAAATGGCGGTGACTCGTCCGCATTGCCTGGATTAAGCGGGTCTCATCTTCATCCAGCTCATCTGCATAGGCCGCGTTGATTTCGGCGACCAGATCAGGTCGTTTTCGGTATCGCCGGATAAAGTCTTGCAATGCCAAGGTAACCAACCGACTCCAAGAAATCTGAAGTTCCTGGGCGAGAGTCTGGGAATCGTTGATGAGCGATTCTTGAATGGGAAGGCCAGTCGGTTGATCTGCCATAGGGTTGTAAAAAATGACTGAGGCGATTACTTGAAGCTTAGCAAAGGAAAGGGAATTGGAGGTTTGCGGGCAAATATTCCTCAGCATAATATCTACTAGAATTGGCTAGACTTCAAAAGTACCGAATCCTTTATTAATGACTCAAGGTCAACCCATCACGACCAGCATCACTCTGAACTTGCCTGAAACCGTTTTTTCGGCGCTGCGTAAGACGCCGGATGAATTTGCACAGAAAATGCGGATAGCGGCGGCAGTCAAATGGTACGAACTGGAGAAGATTTCTCAGGACAAGGCCGCAGAAATTGCTGGACTAACTCGCGCTGAGTTCATTCAAGCCCTATCGCGCTATCACGTCTCCCCCTTTCAATACACTGAGGCAGATCTTGTGAGAGAAATGGAAAATGCCGACTAAAACCAAGTTACTTGATTTCTCAGATATTTTGTAGAAGAGAGGAATAATTCTTATGGCCAATACAATTATTGTCGTAACAGAGGACATCCCTGATGGTGAAAAAGGACTATGGGGAGATGCACAAAATGTTGTTCGTCGCCTTCGTGAAGTTAAACTGCCAACTGATTTGCTAGAGCAGAACATGCTGACGTTTTTGCAGATGGTAGGCGGAATGTTTACCAAAGTAGATACAGCGATTGGTGCTGAGGCTGATCTAAAGTTAGATGAAGTGGAATTATCTGTTGAAATTAGTACAGAAGGAGAGGTTAAGCTTGTGGCAGGTGGAAAAGCTGCTGGAAAGGGCGCAATCACGCTTAAGTTCAAACGAAAT comes from Leptolyngbya iicbica LK and encodes:
- the pcrA gene encoding DNA helicase PcrA; the protein is MTASTDFLAKLNPSQRAAVEHFCGPLLVVAGAGSGKTRALTFRIANLVLNHRVDPENILAVTFTNKAAKEMKERIEVLFAEQEAQAKHGKSLSALPEYEQTKLRSHVYKNVTKYLWIGTFHALCSRILRFDIEKYQHPDGYTWKKTFSIFDESDAQTLVKTIVTKDLNLDDKKFNPRSVRYAISNAKNQNFTPADLEKEQPNYRGRMIADVYRHYEKALAANNSLDFDDLIMIPVKLFQQNESVLGYWHNRFRHILVDEYQDTNRTQYDLIRLLTTNGEDMAKFNDWRNRSTFVVGDADQSIYSFRAADFTILMNFQDDFGDGLPDDDTRTMVKLEENYRSTSNILHVANYIIENNTERIEKVLRATRGEGETIFCYKADDEIHEADFVVGQIRSLEYQNPELKWGDFAILYRTNAQSRSFEEILTRYSVPYQVVGGLRFYDRREIKDVLAYLRAIANPDDTVSLKRVINVPRRGVGKGTLDKLDQATQTLGCPLWEILSDEGSVKTLAGRSSKGVLEFAGIIKKYRERLDNAKGSEIIQELLEDSGYIEALKAEGTEEADDRIGNVQELYNAVLQFEEENDDPSLLAFLANASLASDLDNMEEGNNRVSLMTLHSSKGLEFPVVFLVGLEQGLFPNFRSLEDPAATEEERRLCYVGITRAKERLFISYARERRLYGHREPASPSLFLGELPVDYVTTNSGLGMPQRMTTPIRDARSEREEAAKPGSGAHEFDWNAGDVVVHPSYGAGEVTHIFGAGNKICLAVKFPNQGRKIIDPKLTKLQRAE
- a CDS encoding type II toxin-antitoxin system PemK/MazF family toxin produces the protein MYWVDLGDPIGSAPGYRHPHVVIQNNDFNNSRIRTVVVCAPTSNLKRAQAPGNVLLDQGEANLSKPSVVNISQVFTVDRSQLDEKIGTLSPQRVRQILDGLYLLLEPSHYAE
- a CDS encoding UPF0175 family protein; amino-acid sequence: MTQGQPITTSITLNLPETVFSALRKTPDEFAQKMRIAAAVKWYELEKISQDKAAEIAGLTRAEFIQALSRYHVSPFQYTEADLVREMENAD
- a CDS encoding Pepco domain-containing protein, whose translation is MANTIIVVTEDIPDGEKGLWGDAQNVVRRLREVKLPTDLLEQNMLTFLQMVGGMFTKVDTAIGAEADLKLDEVELSVEISTEGEVKLVAGGKAAGKGAITLKFKRNDPT